TTATAAATTCCCTTTGCAAAAAGGCTTGGTTTTGTAGGTTACTATTGTAAAAACGAATCCTTAAATTACCCCCCAACTTATCTTTATATCTGACAAAGAAGAATTTTTCGTAATTGCCCTGAATATTTTCAGTATTCAAAAATGGGAAAATATAATTTATTAAGATATTTTCAAGAGTCTTTTCACCACCATATATTTTAAAATAAAGCCATTCACTCCCTGGAGCATATTTTCTTTGAACATTTTTATTTTCACTTGCAAGATTACTGATATTTATAGGTTGAGCATATTTTCTTTTGAAAGGAATAACTAATTCGTTTGTATAAGGAGAATTTGCTATATCTCTCACAATGCAATTTTCATTGGTGAAAAGAAATTCTTCAAGCGTGATTTTTTTGTATTTCTTGATGTACTTTAGTAGAATCCCAATAGATACTAGATCTTCGGTATCGATCAATAAAGTGTTATCGCCCTGAACTAACATTATTTTTTTGGGGATCTTTCTTTTAAAAATAAATGCGCTAAAACTTTTAGGCTCAAATTCAGCATCTATGAAGGTTTTTACTTCATTTTCCTCAACAATCCATCTTGCCTTTTTAATAATTATGCTTTTGTAATAGACACGGGGGTAAAAATTTATTTCACCCAAAAAACCCCAGTCCCAAATGATCGGATAGGCTAATCCCTGCCCCTGAAGGTCACATAAGAATCTGTAAATCGGTAAATTAGCAGGTGTTGAAAAATTATGTGCAGATGAAAGTCGTGGAAATATTCTTTTGTTGTGTTTTACACTCCTTAGATTAATGTTGTTGTTATTTACAGAGACGACTATATCATTCAATAAAATCTGATGTTCAACATTCATTCCCGATCGGCCTAGGTAAGGAATTTCATATTTCCTTAAGTGGTCCCGGAGAAGAATATTTCCAACTCTTGCTTGAGGATTGTGTACAATCTCTGCGAATATCGCATTTGGAAACTCCTTTTCCTCCTCTATTAGGGCATCACTTACAAGTTTGCTTAGATGTTTGTCGTTTGAGGTGAATCTACCAAGCAAATTAGCTGCTGATAGCCCAGCGGGAGCATGGAGATCAAAAATATATTCATAAGGGCTTGCTTTATCGCTGTTCAGTATTAAGGATCCAATTAGGTACGAGCTAGTTGAGAACTTAAATTCGGTTAGGTTAAGAGATTCTAGCTCACTATCAGTGATTTCTATTGCCTGTAGGTTATGTTGTATATAATCTTGATATTTTGAAAAAGTAAAGTCGGTAATATGATCTCTATGTTGAGCAATAGATTTGCTTTTTCTCATTGCCAACGGCAAACCTTCGATCCATTCGCTTCCAAGCATTTGTTCAATGTGATCCTTACCATAGCCAATTCCCAGATCACTATCAAGCACCAAATTGAGCGGCATTTCAGCATCACCATATTTTTCTATAAATTGCTCTTTGAAATTTTCCAAATTAGAATTGGTATTCCATCTTGACAACGGAGCCAATTCTTCACAATGACGCAAGATAGTCTTTACTAGTTGTCTACTAAGAAATTTTTCAGAGGTAGCTAGTCTTAAATCCACCTGAAGGATATCTTTTGGCATATGTTCTAAGGGAAAAGCTGAAACTATTTTTGCGGTTAATTCCCCATAATCAGTTCCGGTATGTACGGTTTTTAAAAGAGATCGTACATATTTTAGTTTTTTCACTATTTCATCCGCTGAATTTATCAATGAAAGTTTACCTATAAGATTTTCCAATGGATCACTACCGGTTAAATTTAAGTCTAGATGGCTAGTTAAAAGTTGAGATTTCCAAACTTCCAAAATAAAGTCGCTCGCCTCCTCCTCACTATATGTAGAAAATCTCGATGAAAATGCTGATGAAAGTTCTCCTATCGTTCTGGGTATCCTAGCACAGCTGATAACAAATGAAATGAACTCCGTTTTTTCTACTGATGAAAGTTTATAGTATTTTGTTTCTTCATTTAAAATATATTCTGCATACCTAAATCCTGTTGGGGTTTCATATTGACTGTCATTGTTTATAAACTGTAAATAGGGTATTATCAATGGGTCATTTTCAATTTGAGATTTTATAGCCGTTAGATAGCCCATGTCTAACCTTGCATCAGTAAAATGTCGTTTATTATTTTCAATCTTTAATGAAGTTTCTTGTTCGCTTATGTTTACCAAAGAACTTCCAGCAAAAACACCGAATGGAGTACACCTTGTGCAACTTCGAAGCCAATACTTTTTAAGGCTCGCCTCTAATTTTTCTTTGGCACTACTAGAATCTGCCTTTTGCAACTCATTGTATAATTCTGGAGCGGCGAGCTGAAGACTTGATATAAATTCTTGATTTAAATCGGTTTTTGTTGTTGCTAAAAAAAGGCTTTGCAGTGGTGCTCTTAATAATACAAAATCTAATGGTTCCATGGAATAATTTGAGAGTTTAATTAATTGTAAATTTGTGACACCAACTTAAAAATTTATAAATATTACTAAATTAAAGCTAGCAATAAGAACTTCAATCAGCTATCTAACATCATACAACTGTCCCAAGAACAATCACCCGTAAGAAAACTGATTAATACCAATCCAATTCCAGCACTCCCTTCTAATAACCCTTTACTTGCTACATATTTTTCTTGCACGGGATCATACTTTTTGAACCCAGAGATTGTATCTTGATAAGTACCGTAATTTAATGTTTCATCAATCCAGAATTCGCATTCATCCTTAAATTTTTGGTGTCCAGTTAATTTCCACATTTTATTGTAAATATGGGCTATACCTGACGTGCCATGACAAATACCTGCATCTACAACTTGGTTCTCTTTAGGGTTTCGTCTGTCACGAGATTTTGCAAAAATGGCCAATGAAAAATCAATGATTTTTTGATCCTTCATCTCTACCCCTGCTTGATAAAGTACGAAAGCTATGGTAAGATCCCCATAACACCAAGCCAATCTACTTGCTTGATTAATATTAGTCCCCAACACTATAATGGAAGGGAAGATCGATTTGTCCTGAAATGTATTTGTAGATGATAAAAAGAAATAGGTAACTTTACTCATGAGATCTAAAGCCCTTTCTTTACAGATATTTGATTTATAACACTCAACGGAGAATTTTAAGATACTTGTAATTCCATGGGCAAGGCCTAAGTTTATTCTGGTTTTATCAGGCCTGAAAGTGTTAAAATCAAAATGATAAATCATGTTATCTTTATTTTTCATAAGAAAAAAAAGATGTTCGAAAAATTTTTCAAAAAAATTAACAAGGATGCTTTTGGACTTTAATAAATAATATGCTATTCCCAGCGCCCCATGTAAAAAATCGAAATTTCCTATTTCTATCCAAAATAGTGCTATTTTTGAGAGGATTAGATCATCAGAACACACTTCCCTTTTATCCTCAATTCCCAAATAGCCAATTTCATTTAAATAACTAAAATACCAGTTTATACCTGTTTTCCCAGAACATAGTGTTTTGAAACCACCATCAAATGACTTATTTAGTAAATATTGCAGGTTGTTTATTATTTCACTGGACAGATGATTTTTTCTGAAATGCTTGGAGTACAGAACTCCGAAAAGTGACAACCCGCATTCCCCATTGTAAAGAGAGATATCTTTCTCTATTTGCAAAGTTTCCTGATAAATATGTTCTAGTTTAACCTCAATTAAAATTCGTTCTGGCATAATAAAATATGTACAAATTGACATGATCTGGGAATAAAGGCCATCAACTTATGCTTAGTTCACACTGTGTACTTTCAACTAAGATAGGTTTTTTTGCTTTGATGTTCCTGTCAAGTATAGATTTTTCAACATCCGATTTCCATTAGTATAAAATCCTTATTATTCTTAGTGATCCACATCAATGCGCTTTTAGCGATTATGGCAACAAAGTAACACATTCACAGTCCATCAGTTAGAATGTTGTCATAGGATTTCTAGCCAGTAAACACATTTTATTGAGTATTACTCCCATCTATAACTGTTCCGCGCAAGCTGATTAAGTGAGTCTGTATTTTTATTTTAAGATAAAGAAAAATTGGCAGAAGAGTTCAAAATCCGACTTTAAGACAAACTCTGTCGGCTTTTTTCCATTTCTCTGCTAAGTAGTAATAAGTCAGTCCGTGTCTTTTAAGGATTAGTCTAGTTTTTGGTTGCAATAAACAGGTAAATATTTATCATTATTATGTAGATGAATAAGCCCTGTCAATTTATAAGTTTTATTAGTTAGCCTAACATTGAAAAAGGCCTTATAACAGGGTATAATCACTGCATCCTTCTCCACCTTACTGTCATTTTGGCAAACAAATTCTTTTGGAACAGCCCTTGTTATGCAGGATGTAGATTAAACAATTTATTTACATATGAGCATACAGGAAAAAGGAAATATTTCCATACACACTGAGAATATTTTCCCGATAATTAAGAAGTTTTTATACTCTGATAACGAAATTTTTCTTCGCGAGTTGGTTTCTAACGCAGTAGATGCAGTCCAGAAAATTAAAAGACTAGGTTCATTAGGTCAGTTTAATGGCGAAGTTGGTCAACCATTGGTGCAAGTTGCGGTTGATAAGGATGCAAAAACCATTACCATTAGCGATAACGGTTTGGGGATGACTGCCGAAGAAATTAAAAAATACATTAACCAGGTTGCCTTTTCTGGCGCAAGTGAGTTTGTAGAGAAATTTAAAGATGCTAAAGATGCCAATGAAATCATCGGTAAATTCGGTTTAGGTTTCTATTCGGCCTTTATGGTTGCAGATTTAGTAGAAATTCAAACTTTATCATACCAGGATGGCGCTGAGCCTGCACGTTGGGTTTGCGATGGCAGTACAGAATTTGAAATTACTGAAGGCACTAAAACCACACGTGGTACCGATATTATCCTCCATGTAAACAAAGATTCGGAAGAGTTTTTAGAAGAAAGCAAACTGCAGGAA
The nucleotide sequence above comes from Pedobacter riviphilus. Encoded proteins:
- a CDS encoding lantibiotic dehydratase; this encodes MEPLDFVLLRAPLQSLFLATTKTDLNQEFISSLQLAAPELYNELQKADSSSAKEKLEASLKKYWLRSCTRCTPFGVFAGSSLVNISEQETSLKIENNKRHFTDARLDMGYLTAIKSQIENDPLIIPYLQFINNDSQYETPTGFRYAEYILNEETKYYKLSSVEKTEFISFVISCARIPRTIGELSSAFSSRFSTYSEEEASDFILEVWKSQLLTSHLDLNLTGSDPLENLIGKLSLINSADEIVKKLKYVRSLLKTVHTGTDYGELTAKIVSAFPLEHMPKDILQVDLRLATSEKFLSRQLVKTILRHCEELAPLSRWNTNSNLENFKEQFIEKYGDAEMPLNLVLDSDLGIGYGKDHIEQMLGSEWIEGLPLAMRKSKSIAQHRDHITDFTFSKYQDYIQHNLQAIEITDSELESLNLTEFKFSTSSYLIGSLILNSDKASPYEYIFDLHAPAGLSAANLLGRFTSNDKHLSKLVSDALIEEEKEFPNAIFAEIVHNPQARVGNILLRDHLRKYEIPYLGRSGMNVEHQILLNDIVVSVNNNNINLRSVKHNKRIFPRLSSAHNFSTPANLPIYRFLCDLQGQGLAYPIIWDWGFLGEINFYPRVYYKSIIIKKARWIVEENEVKTFIDAEFEPKSFSAFIFKRKIPKKIMLVQGDNTLLIDTEDLVSIGILLKYIKKYKKITLEEFLFTNENCIVRDIANSPYTNELVIPFKRKYAQPINISNLASENKNVQRKYAPGSEWLYFKIYGGEKTLENILINYIFPFLNTENIQGNYEKFFFVRYKDKLGGNLRIRFYNSNLQNQAFLQREFIKLLNPFLENYQISNIVIDTYVRELERYSEDLIVDSESIFYHDTIVALRLGKLLGEIEEPDKYRLLFVLRSIDTFLDDFGLIMEEKLVLAKRLSTAYFNEHGAAPQLKHALNDKYRKLQKVLFSHMDRSMDLDNEIQEAIDILNIRTAQNKTFIELITSKLKSRNVEDAKNKLLIDYIHMFCNRLFISKQRRYELVVYTFLDKYYSSQEAIKSKKKGYLES
- a CDS encoding lanthionine synthetase LanC family protein; the protein is MPERILIEVKLEHIYQETLQIEKDISLYNGECGLSLFGVLYSKHFRKNHLSSEIINNLQYLLNKSFDGGFKTLCSGKTGINWYFSYLNEIGYLGIEDKREVCSDDLILSKIALFWIEIGNFDFLHGALGIAYYLLKSKSILVNFFEKFFEHLFFLMKNKDNMIYHFDFNTFRPDKTRINLGLAHGITSILKFSVECYKSNICKERALDLMSKVTYFFLSSTNTFQDKSIFPSIIVLGTNINQASRLAWCYGDLTIAFVLYQAGVEMKDQKIIDFSLAIFAKSRDRRNPKENQVVDAGICHGTSGIAHIYNKMWKLTGHQKFKDECEFWIDETLNYGTYQDTISGFKKYDPVQEKYVASKGLLEGSAGIGLVLISFLTGDCSWDSCMMLDS